A stretch of Neisseria subflava DNA encodes these proteins:
- a CDS encoding CsbD family protein, with protein MSGELDKISGKVKEVAGDVSSNTKLEAEGLVQQGVGKVKEAASDIESKASDALEEGKAKGSQLFEEAKEKATALADEAKEKVAHLAEEAKEKAEGLINDIKSKF; from the coding sequence ATGAGCGGCGAATTAGATAAAATCAGCGGTAAAGTAAAAGAAGTGGCAGGAGATGTATCCAGCAATACCAAACTTGAAGCTGAGGGCTTGGTTCAACAAGGCGTTGGCAAAGTAAAAGAAGCAGCATCAGATATTGAAAGCAAAGCCAGTGACGCTTTAGAAGAAGGTAAAGCAAAAGGTTCGCAATTGTTTGAAGAAGCTAAAGAAAAAGCAACTGCTTTAGCCGATGAAGCCAAAGAGAAAGTAGCACACTTGGCTGAAGAAGCCAAAGAAAAAGCTGAAGGCTTGATTAATGATATTAAAAGCAAATTTTAA